From a single Fusarium fujikuroi IMI 58289 draft genome, chromosome FFUJ_chr03 genomic region:
- a CDS encoding related to GABA permease translates to MSKHDSASTSTGVMDPVAEQKPRRGSKASLGNTDGADQLLENLGYKAELSRNRSTFQVAFMSFVLASIPYGLATTLVYPLIGGGPVNVIWGWLAVSLIIVCVACSLGEITSVYPTAGGVYYQAFMLSPPRWRRIASWICGWLYLVGNITITLAVNFGTALFIVGCVNVFEKSPGVGVLSGEAYQVFLIFLALTILCNAISALGNKWLPWIDTAAIFWTFAGLIAIIATILAIAKNGRRDANWVFTHFEDNSGWPKGWSFCVGLLHAAYATSSTGMIISMCEEVQNPQVQVPKAMVATIFINTFAGLLFLIPLMFVMPEIQDVIVSAQPVPLIIKSAVGSSGGAFGLLIPLIVLAIICGIGCTTASSRCAWAFARDGAIPGARMWSKVNTTLDVPLNAMMLCMVVEIVLGVIYFGSYAAFNAFSGVGVICLTASYATPIAISLATGRKQVKTGQFYLGKWGAVANWIALAWSLLAMPLFCMPSAIPVTPESVNYAPVVFVFACMVSGIWYWAWGHKNYAGPPTHED, encoded by the exons ATGTCTAAACACGACTCGGCCAGCACAAGCACCGGAGTCATGGACCCCGTCGCAGAACAGAAGCCTCGTCGAGGCTCAAAGGCCTCGCTCGGAAACACTGATGGCGCTGATCAGCTCCTCGAGAACCTCGGCTACAAGGCTGAGCTGTCGCGTAACCGCTCTACCTTCCAGGTCGCCTTCATGTCCTTCGTCCTCGCTTCCATTCCCTACGGTCTCGCTACCACCCTGGTTTACCCTCTGATTGGAGGCGGTCCCGTCAACGTCATCTGGGGCTGGCTCGCCGTCTCCCTCATCATTGTCTGTGTTGCTTGCTCTCTCGGTGAAATCACCAGTGTCTATCCTACTGCTGGAG GTGTTTACTACCAGGCCTTTATgctctctcctcctcgatgGCGTCGCATTGCTAGCTGGATCTGTGGCTGGCTCTATCTAGTTggaaacatcaccatcactctCGCCGTCAACTTCGGTACCgccctcttcatcgtcggctGTGTCAATGTCTTCGAGAAGAGCCCTGGTGTCGGTGTCTTGTCGGGAGAGGCTTACCAGGTCTTCCTGATCTTCCTTGCCCTGACTATCCTGTGCAATGCTATCTCTGCGCTCGGTAACAAGTGGCTTCCCTGGATTGAT ACCGCTGCCATCTTCTGGACCTTTGCtggtctcatcgccatcatcgctACTATCCTTGCCATCGCTAAGAACGGACGTCGTGATGCTAACTGGGTCTTCACACACTTCGAGGACAACTCTGGCTGGCCCAAGGGATGGTCTTTCTGTGTCGGTCTCCTCCACGCCGCTTATGCTACTTCTTCTACTGGAATGATTATCTC CATGTGTGAGGAGGTTCAGAACCCTCAGGTCCAGGTCCCCAAGGCTATGGTCgccaccatcttcatcaacaccttcGCcggtcttctcttcctcatccctcTCATGTTCGTCATGCCCGAGATCCAGGACGTCATCGTCTCCGCCCAGCCCGtgcctctcatcatcaagagcgCTGTTGGCAGCTCCGGCGGTGCCTTCGGTCTTCTCATTCCTctcatcgtcctcgccaTTATCTGCGGTATCGGCTGCACAACTGCCAGTTCTCGATGCGCTTGGGCTTTTGCTCGTGATGGTGCCATTCCCGGTGCTAGGATGTGGTCCAAGGTCAACACTACTCTCGATGTTCCATTGAACGCTATGATGCTCTGCATGGTTGTTGAGATCGTCCTCGGTGTCATCTACTTCGGTTCTTACGCTGCTTTCAACGCTTTCTCTGGTGTCGGTGTCATCTGCTTGACTGCTTCTTACGCCACTCCCATTGCTATCAGTCTCGCTACTGGTCGCAAGCAGGTCAAGACTGGACAGTTCTACCTCGGAAAGTGGGGTGCCGTCGCCAACTGGATCGCTCTTG CCTGGTCCCTGTTGGCTATGCCTCTTTTCTGCATGCCCTCCGCCATCCCCGTTACCCCCGAATCCGTCAACTACGCCcccgtcgtcttcgtctttgcGTGCATGGTTTCTGGTATCTGGTACTGGGCCTGGGGTCACAAGAACTACGCTGGTCCTCCTACCCACGAGGACTAA